From the Paenibacillus sp. MMS20-IR301 genome, the window CACCAGGTTTTGTAAAAGGTAATCATACCGAGATGCAGGACATGCGGAATCTGATCCCACCGCATAATTGCGCAGAAGGTGCATATTGCCATAACACCGGCATTTGCTGAATACCACCAAAAGCTCAGCCCCGGCCTATGATTCCGGCCGGCTGCGAGGCTGGCTGCGCGCTTCGTCTGCCGGACAACCTGCCAGCCTCTGGCTGTCTTCAGGCGTTGCACGGATCTTCGGCTGAGCCATACAGTGAAAAATGATGCAGCTATTATAAGCAAGAGGGATGCCGTCCAAATCAGGAGAGCCCGCGCCGGCTGATGGCGCAGCCAAGACAAGCAAGCGCCTCCGATGACTGCCGCCAATCCGGCGGTAAGCAAAGCGTAATTCCGGCGGATGGCACGGACAGACGGGTCCTTCAAAGCATCCTCCGGCAGCACGATGCCGAACAGGACTGTACGCAATCCGAGATAGACCCGCAAGCTAAGCATCAGGGCAAGGATCAAATAACTGCTAAATATAATAATTGCCGGTTCTTCTACCAACGTTATTCCCCTCCTCGAATCGTAATGATATCCCGGTACACGGATCTGCTCTGCTGGGCAAAAACCTCTTCGGCCATGCCCCTTACGGCAGCCGCTGCCGCAAGGGACCTCAGCTGCCGCCGGAGCTTGTCCTCGAACACCTCTGTTACACCGGGCATCCCGTCCGGCTGAACGATAACGCCCTTTTTCCGGTGCACTTGAAGCAGGCCCTCCTGTTTGAGCAAATTGTAGGCTTTGTTGACAGTATGGAGATTGATCCCGAGATCCTCTGCCAGGCTGCGGATCGACGGAAGCGGATCCCCGGGCCGCAAAGCGCCGGAGGCGATCCCTTCGACGATCTGGTCAACCAGCTGCGTGTAAATGGGGGTGTCCGACTGCAGATCAAGCTCTATGAACACGAATATCCCTCCTTGTAATGTTGTAAGAAATCTAATCGGATGGTAATACATGTTAAATTGCATTTGTTATATTACATGTATAACATATATATTTAAGTCCGCGCAAGATTCAGTTGAAAATAATTCCATATGAACATATCCAAAAAAATATTGAATTGTGAGATATTATGGGTTCATCAATCGTGTTGATTAGTAGGAGGCGAAATCTTCTTCGGCAAAGAAATTCCGGTGAATAACTGAATATAAAAAAGCAAAGCACCAATTTTTTAACTGGCGCTTTGCTTTTTTGAGTTTACAGCGAGGTGGCTGTGACATCAAGCCGCATCCGCGGTGCCGGTCCTCCGGGCGTCTCAATGACACCGGTAGTAACGAAGCCGGCGGATTCATAAAAGCTTAGCGCCTGCCTGTTGGCTGTTACCTCAATGGGCAGCCCGTGCTGTGTAAGGTCAGCGACCAGTGCGCTTGCGACGCCTTGGCGCATCCGGGCAGGATCAGTGAACAGATCCTCAAGTTCCAGGAAGCCGCCTGCCGGGTATGCCGAGGCAAAGCCGGCAATCAGGCTGTCCACTACAGCGACACGTACGAACGGCAGCATGCTGTCGTCCCACACGAACCATTCAGGATGGGCAGCGGCTAGCTCACAGCCGCCTTCGGCAGACAGCGATGCAGAACGGAAGATCACGCGCAGCGTATCCGCGTCGTCAAGAACTGCATTTCTGATGATTAGTTCAGATGAGGGGGATAAGGGTTTTTTATTCTCCACGTTCAAGCCTCCTTTTGATTATTCTACTATAACCCGGAGCATAAAGATGATAGGATAACCTTTTAGAAGGGAAGTGAGGATCGAACCAGGTATAGTGCCGGTTCTTAATCTGGGAATGCAGCTGGATTTACGTTCACTGCTTAGTTTTGATGATTTTTGTTCCCATTCTGGTCCTTACGGACCGTACAGCCTTTATTTTCCGTTTTTCGGCCTTTTCGCCAAGCTAACGGACCACAGCGCCGTTATTTCCTCTCCGCAGAGCCCTTTTTCATTAAAAATCAGCAAATAACGTCCATGGTGTCCGTTGGCCTGCGAAAAATCGAGTAGTATTCGAAATAAGAGCTCCTGTGTCCGTTGGCGATAAGCAGACTCCGGGCTTCGGTAGAATGAGGGTGGGGAAGGTTCTGTTGCACAAAGTACAATTACTCCATTCAGGAGGTGTTTAACTTCTTCAAAAACAGAATGAGAACAAATAAAATAACTGAATTAGAAAGAGAGTTAAGATTTTACCAGCCGTTATTTGAATACGTATCTTTTGATGTTCAGTGGGTGATGTTAAACAGGCGTCTATTAAGAATTTTGTTATTGAATGTGGAAGCCATGTATGAAATGGAGCTGCCGGCTGAGGAAATAAAGATCAATTTAGACGATCAGACTATCGAATATATCCAAATGCTGACTAACTTTTTCGACAATCGAATCGTTACCTTACGGGAGTATTTTGATCAGTATTACATATCCATTCAACCGTTAATGCAAACATCGCCTGACTTTTTTTATGGTTATTTCGATTATGTTTCCAAACTTTTAACGGGTATTAACGCTGAAATTTTAACGAATCAAATCTCTCTTCTGCAGCTTCGATATTTGAATAACTATGTACTTTACTTTTATATGGAAATTGTCCAAGGCATAAACAGATACGAAACAGTTACCAGAGAGCTTGAGCAGTTACAACAATAAGCAGCGGCCCCCCCGGCTAACCGGAGAACCGCTGCTTTAATCATTCTGGGCGCTGTTCTTATTGCGCCGTATACCCGCCGTCGATCAGCAGGGTGGAGCCGGTGACGCCTTTCAGGCGTTCGCTGGCAATCAGCATGGCGTAGTCGGCGATTTCTTCAACCGCCAGCAGGCGCTTCTGCGGAACGAGCGGATAGATCACTTCTTCGAGTACGCTCTCGAGCGGCACATTGCGGGTTCTGGCCAGATCCTCCAGCTGTCCGCGGACAAGCGGTGTATCCACATAACCCGGACAGAGCGCGTTCACCGTAATGCCGTGGGCGGCACCTTCCAGCGCGGCGACCTTGGTCAGCCCGATCAGGCCGTGTTTGGCACTGTTATAGGCAGCTTTGCCGGCAAAGCCGATGACGCCGTTGATCGAGGCCATGTTGATGATGCGGCCGTAGCCTTGTTCCTTCATAATCGGGAAGGCATGCTTGATGCCGATAAAGGCGCCGGTCAGCATCACCTTCAGCATGAACTCAAACTTTTCCACCGGGAAATCTTCAATCGGCGACACATGCTGCAGTCCTGCGTTGTTCACCAGAATGTCCAGTCTTCCGTAGACCTCTTTGGCTTTGGCAATTGCCGCGCCATATTCATCTTCCCGGGTAACGTCACATCTAAGGCCATAGGCTTCATAGCCCTGGGACTTCAGCTCTTCGGCAGCAGCTACGGATTGCTCCTCGCGTACATCGGAGATAACCACTTTGGCACCTTCGTGTGCGAACTTGCGGGCAATTTCCAGACCGATACCACTGGCAGCACCGGTAACGAAAGCTACTTTATTCTCCAAAAATCGGCTCATTTCAGCAAAACCTCCATATGGATGAATTAGAATATCGACAGAACGATGGCAAGAGTGAAGACGGCGAGCGTTTTCAAACAAGTGATGGCAAAGATATCTTTATAGGATTGCTTATGGGTAAGTCCCGTAATCGCGAGCAGGGTAATGACGGCACCGTTATGCGGTAGGGTATCCATCCCGCCGGAGGCCATAGAAGCAATTCTGTGCAGCAGCTCCGGGCTGATGCCGAGCGTATCTGCCATGGTCATATAGGTTTTGCCCATAACTTCCAGGGCGATGGACAAACCGCCTGAGGCGGAGCCGGTAACCCCGGCGAGAATGTTCACGGACAACGCTTCCGAGATCAGCGGATGATCACTGATGTTCATGATCCATTCCTGAATGGATTTGAAGCCTGGCAGCGTTTTCACAACATTGCCGAAGCCGACTTCAGATGCGGTATTGAAGATAGCGAGCAGGGAGCCCATGGCAGCGGCGGTAAGACCGGCAGCCATTTTGCCTTTAACCTGGCGGATATTGATGCAGCCTGCAGCGATAACCCCGATACAGAGGGCGATGATCAGCGACCAGCTGGACGACACGGTTTTGACATTGGCGATATTGAAGGTTTCCAGCAGCTCGCTGCTGTACCAGTTCGTTACGGACATGGAGGTTCTGCTAAGAACAAAGTTGAAGACGAGCACCAGCACAAGCGGCAGAACGGAGATCCAGATATTCGGATATTTGGCGTTCTCCAGCACTTCCGGCTCGTTTTTATGATTAGCGCCATAACCTTCGCCGTTAGCAGCAGCCTGCTTGCGCCGGCGCTCCAACCACCACAGGCCGCCGATGAAGACGATCAGTGCCCCGATGATACCGACGAGCGGGGCGGCATAGGCATCAGTTCCGAAATAAGTGGTCGGGATAATGTTTTGAATCTGCGGCGTACCCGGGAGGGCATCCATCGTATAAGTGAAGGCGCCAAGGGCAATCGTTCCGGGAATAAGCCGTTTCGGAATATCTGCTTCACGGAAGATTGCTACTGCGAACGGATAGACTGCGAAGGCTACGACGAACAGCGACACACCGCCATAAGTCAGTACGGAGCAGGCGAGTACCACAGCCAGCATAGCCCGCTTGGAGCCGAGTGCTTTGACGATCGTCTGGGCGATGGAAGAGGCAGCGCCGCTTAGCTCCATCATTTTACCGAATATAGCTCCCAGAAGGAAGATCGGGAAAAAGTTTTTAACGTAGTTCGCCGCATTCAGCATGTATACTTCGGTGTAGCTCGGCATCAGGGCGACCCCTGAAATGACTACCGCAAGCAGTGTGAAAATCGGTGCAAAAACGATAACCGGAAATCCCCGGTAAGCGAAGAACATCAGCAGGCCAAGCGCCAGAACGATGGCTAAAACCTGAATAACCATGTGAACCCCCCTCAATAGATGTGTAACCAAGACCTTTTCTTAACGATAACCGTAGCTCTGGTCCAGAAAATATTAAATATGCTTTCGTCCCTTCCAACCTTGTGCGCGCAGGTTACTGGTTTGTTGGTAACGCTTACATACAAAGTGTACAACAGCATCTTCCAGGCGTAAAATTCAGTCGGTGCATGAGATCCATGAAAAAATTTTATGGATAAGCAGGAGAATATCCGGCGGGCTGCAGTTTAGGCAGAAGCTGATTTTTTTGCTGCTTGCATTATTTTTGCATTAAGGCTATTATAGATAAATAAAGTCTGTAATACAAAGGCGTTTTTTATTCTGCTGATCTAAGGGGGTGCAAGACATGAAGTATTCTAAGGCAACGAATTATGCGCTGCATACGATGCTATACCTGGTAGCCTTCACTCCGGATAAGCCCGCTAACGTGCAGCAGCTGGCGGAGAAGCAGGGCGTATCGCCTACGTATCTGTCCAAGATTTTGACGAAGCTGGTGAAGGCGGGGCTGATCGAGTCTGCATCAGGTGCGAATGGCGGGTACCGTCTGCGGCGCAGGCAGGAGGAAATCTCCTTCCTGGACATCATCCATGCAATTGAAGGTACGGCATCCCTGTTCGACTGTACGCTGGACCACCCCAGTGAGTGTCTGATCCAGCAGGAGATGGTGAAGGCCGAAGGGCAGATGGAGGATTACCTGAAGAACAAAATGATCTCCGAGCTGGCCGGAAAAATGGCAGAGCACCTGAATCACGCCTAATGTGCAGCAGCCAAAGAGAGCGTAACTTGCTGACAGAAACGCTGTCGTCCCTGGCAAGGAGGGTGCAGCTGTTTCTGTCGGGATTTATATATATGGGGCGGTGGGATCTCAGGCCTTTTCGCGGATATTAACAGTCTGTTAAGTCTGCGAAGGAGATGATTTTATAGCAATAAACGGTTATGAACTTAACAAGAGAGGATTGATTATTAATGAGTAACGGATTATTTGACCCGCAGGTATGGGAGACCGCCTGGAAGGAAGATCCCAAGGCAATGAGCAATAAGTTCAAGGCCATGGGGATGGACCCGCACCACAGCTTCGACCATAAGGCCAAGGTGTTTAATGAAGAGGTATTCAGCAGCGGAGGAAAAGCCAGAAGTGAACGGATTATCAGCTGGATGGAAGGGCAGGGAGTGGATTTTGCCGGACTGACGGTTCTTGATATAGGTGCGGCCTCAGGCGGCTTCACAGTTCCTTTTATCGAGCGGGGGGCTAAGGTTACGGCGGTAGAGCCTAATGTTCCATTAGCTGAGCTGTTCCGGCAAAATACTGCGGGAGCTGCCCCGGGCCAGGTGGAGCTGGTGAGCGAAGCGTTTGAGCATATCGATATTGCGGCAAAAGGCTGGCTGAACGCCTTCGATCTCGTATTTGTATCCATGTGTCCGGCGGTATTTGACTGGGAGAGTGCGGAGAAAGTCATTAGCTGTGCACGGCAATACTGCTACATCAGCATGTCGGCTGGTGTGCAGGAGCATGGCCTGATGAATGAGGTGCTGCCGCTGCTGACCGGCCGGGAGGTGCATGCAGAATCTTCAGATATGGCGTACCTGCTGCAGCTGCTGTATTTGAAGGGTTACACCTATGAATCTATTGTGACCCGGGAAACGAAAAGCAAGGAGTTGTCCATAGAGGCGGCGCTTAACGAAGTGATGGAAATGCTGCCTTTGCATCATTTGAATGATACGGAGACAACCCGGAAGATTATTACAGAATATTTACACACGACTTACCCGGAGCAGAAGGTGGTAGTCCGCCAGGGAGGGCGGTTCGGCAAGGTGCTGATTAAGCTGCAGGAGCTGAATATGTACAGCAGGGCATCCGCCGTGAGCAAGTAACCGGTCCGCAGCCGGTATTCTGGAGATTGTCTTTCCCGCCAAAGATGTTATCATAGAGTAGATCCCTGCGCGGGATCTATTTTATTATCCGGGAGGACTGAGGGCAATGAGCAAGCATATTTTCGAGCATGACCTGATGAGGAAAGTGGGTGAAATCTACTATGAGCCGTAGTACCGGTACGATTTCACTGCGCGAGGAGCTGGTGCAGCAGCTGGTGTATCTGGATGAGCACCGCTTCACCATCCTGGACCGGATGGCCTGGGAGTCAGCGGCGGAGCGCTCAGAGATTCAGGACTTAATCAAGAGATATCAGGCAGCGGTGGAGCAAATTCTGGCCGGAGACAACAGCGGGCTTGAACGTTCAATGGTTCTAGCCGGCTCCTTCGTCTCCCTGCAGATCGGCCAGGAAACGCTGAAGGATGCATACCGGATTGTGATTCCGGGTGAAGCTGAGCTGGATGAATTCTGCATCTCCATCTGGTCCCCGATGGGCCGGGGACTGCTCCTGGCCTGTCCCGGAGATACCGTCA encodes:
- a CDS encoding DUF5808 domain-containing protein, which gives rise to MVEEPAIIIFSSYLILALMLSLRVYLGLRTVLFGIVLPEDALKDPSVRAIRRNYALLTAGLAAVIGGACLSWLRHQPARALLIWTASLLLIIAASFFTVWLSRRSVQRLKTARGWQVVRQTKRAASLAAGRNHRPGLSFWWYSANAGVMAICTFCAIMRWDQIPHVLHLGMITFYKTWWTVFMLNITQALNITVFVCYHLLISRARTSLDPHDRKGSLQKQLQHKKIHSLLAWGTSFLMVVFYGVAQASALYRWKGNLLFLSGMSLCIALLVALTGVILYMRIKGIDQLRDIPSLEERHWKWLGSIYVNPEDPALIVPNNRGFGWTVNLANPRSKIIAAAIITVPVLDTILAFPLLR
- a CDS encoding GntR family transcriptional regulator yields the protein MFIELDLQSDTPIYTQLVDQIVEGIASGALRPGDPLPSIRSLAEDLGINLHTVNKAYNLLKQEGLLQVHRKKGVIVQPDGMPGVTEVFEDKLRRQLRSLAAAAAVRGMAEEVFAQQSRSVYRDIITIRGGE
- a CDS encoding GNAT family N-acetyltransferase, whose amino-acid sequence is MENKKPLSPSSELIIRNAVLDDADTLRVIFRSASLSAEGGCELAAAHPEWFVWDDSMLPFVRVAVVDSLIAGFASAYPAGGFLELEDLFTDPARMRQGVASALVADLTQHGLPIEVTANRQALSFYESAGFVTTGVIETPGGPAPRMRLDVTATSL
- a CDS encoding 3-hydroxybutyrate dehydrogenase translates to MSRFLENKVAFVTGAASGIGLEIARKFAHEGAKVVISDVREEQSVAAAEELKSQGYEAYGLRCDVTREDEYGAAIAKAKEVYGRLDILVNNAGLQHVSPIEDFPVEKFEFMLKVMLTGAFIGIKHAFPIMKEQGYGRIINMASINGVIGFAGKAAYNSAKHGLIGLTKVAALEGAAHGITVNALCPGYVDTPLVRGQLEDLARTRNVPLESVLEEVIYPLVPQKRLLAVEEIADYAMLIASERLKGVTGSTLLIDGGYTAQ
- a CDS encoding GntP family permease, whose product is MVIQVLAIVLALGLLMFFAYRGFPVIVFAPIFTLLAVVISGVALMPSYTEVYMLNAANYVKNFFPIFLLGAIFGKMMELSGAASSIAQTIVKALGSKRAMLAVVLACSVLTYGGVSLFVVAFAVYPFAVAIFREADIPKRLIPGTIALGAFTYTMDALPGTPQIQNIIPTTYFGTDAYAAPLVGIIGALIVFIGGLWWLERRRKQAAANGEGYGANHKNEPEVLENAKYPNIWISVLPLVLVLVFNFVLSRTSMSVTNWYSSELLETFNIANVKTVSSSWSLIIALCIGVIAAGCINIRQVKGKMAAGLTAAAMGSLLAIFNTASEVGFGNVVKTLPGFKSIQEWIMNISDHPLISEALSVNILAGVTGSASGGLSIALEVMGKTYMTMADTLGISPELLHRIASMASGGMDTLPHNGAVITLLAITGLTHKQSYKDIFAITCLKTLAVFTLAIVLSIF
- a CDS encoding Rrf2 family transcriptional regulator; this translates as MKYSKATNYALHTMLYLVAFTPDKPANVQQLAEKQGVSPTYLSKILTKLVKAGLIESASGANGGYRLRRRQEEISFLDIIHAIEGTASLFDCTLDHPSECLIQQEMVKAEGQMEDYLKNKMISELAGKMAEHLNHA
- a CDS encoding class I SAM-dependent methyltransferase; amino-acid sequence: MSNGLFDPQVWETAWKEDPKAMSNKFKAMGMDPHHSFDHKAKVFNEEVFSSGGKARSERIISWMEGQGVDFAGLTVLDIGAASGGFTVPFIERGAKVTAVEPNVPLAELFRQNTAGAAPGQVELVSEAFEHIDIAAKGWLNAFDLVFVSMCPAVFDWESAEKVISCARQYCYISMSAGVQEHGLMNEVLPLLTGREVHAESSDMAYLLQLLYLKGYTYESIVTRETKSKELSIEAALNEVMEMLPLHHLNDTETTRKIITEYLHTTYPEQKVVVRQGGRFGKVLIKLQELNMYSRASAVSK
- a CDS encoding GreA/GreB family elongation factor, with translation MSRSTGTISLREELVQQLVYLDEHRFTILDRMAWESAAERSEIQDLIKRYQAAVEQILAGDNSGLERSMVLAGSFVSLQIGQETLKDAYRIVIPGEAELDEFCISIWSPMGRGLLLACPGDTVTIQTPFGSDEVLILDNVYAGIA